ACCCCCCGGGGTGTTGGTAGCCATCCCCGGCATGTTCTGGAACTCCGGCAGCGGAACAATCGGCGCGGCCGTTGCCGGGGCGGAACCCAGGCCCATGCCCAGCGCGGCAACAGTGGCAACCACTGCGGCACGCAGGGCGTTGGTGTGCTTCTTCATGCTGTTTTTACTTCCAATCGTGACAAGGCGACTACGGCAGGGAAAACTCACTTGGAAGACCTATCGACCAATGTTTCCCAACCGTTACACTCGCTGAACTCTAATGCGCACATGCCGCCGCGACAAGTCCTTATCACGGCGGCGTCTTGGGGTGCTTAGCCCAGGTAGGCGGTGATCTCCGCGGCGAAGGCGTCCGGATCATTGAGCAGCACGCCGTGGCTCGAGCCCGGCAGCGTGTGCAGCTGTCCACCCATAGCGGCCTGCATGGCGTGGTTGCCCGGCCCGGTGGTAGCGGAATCCGCGTCATAGCCCAGCAGCAGCGGGGCGGTCTTCAGCGCCGCTCCAGAGGGCATAAGAATCGGCTTGGGCAGCGGCCAACCGGCGCAGTGCTGGCCAGAGGCGATCTGGTTCTCATTGAACACAATGGCATCCCCGCCGAAGTACTTGGTCTTTTCAAACTCCTTGACCAGGGACAGGTCCGGGGCCACCCGGTTCTCATTGCACACGATGGCCCGATCCAACACAGGCATAGCCTGCGCCACGCCCAGGGAGTCCTCGACAACCTGGGCGCGTTGCTCATCGCTCAAGCCTTCCATCAGCTTGGCGTTGATTTCTTCGACTGGGTTCTCCGGCAGCGCGTTATCGCGCAGCGCCGCGGCCACCTGGGGCCAGGAATGCTGGTTGTACAGGGCCGTGTTAATCACCAACGCCAGCCACTCCTGGGACTCCTGGCGATTCAGTAGTGCCGGGAACATGGCGATCTGGCGCACCTGGTCGAGGGTGGCCATCCCCTGCCAGCCTGCCCGAATGAGCAGGTTGATCTGGCCCAAGGCGGCCTCGCCCACACTGACCCCTTCCGGCAGATCGGCCTCTGTGGCCGGCGGCGGGGTCAACGGCGCGGCAAGCGTGCCGCCGTGCTCCAGCAGGCGGGCATGCCAGGAGCGGTACACCGCCAAGGGGGTGGTGCCCAGGTGGTACTCGCCGTCACGCTGCGCGATCCAGGCGAAGAGGTTGTTCAGCGTGTCCACGCGCACCTGCTTGCGGTCCGAGCCGAGCCGGAACCACAGGGAGGTCGGGTCCACAGAGGAGTCCAGGATCACTTTGTTCGTGGACTGCGGGAACATCGTGGCAAAGGTGGACATCAGGGTTGTGCCGTAGGACACGCCGTAGAGGTTGAGCTGATCCTCCCCCAGCGCCTTGCGTGCCTCCTCCAGGTCGCGTGCGGTGTTCTCCGTGGTGATGGTGCCCACATAGCCCGGTTCCATGGACTCACAGGCCCGGTAGAAGTCCCCGGGGCTCAGCAACTGCCCATTGAGCAGCCCGGATAGGGAGGCGCACTTCGGCGGCGTGGCCCATTGATGCCCGCGCGGCTGCACGGCCACCAGGTCATAGTGCTCACGCACCTGCGGGGGCACAGCGACAGTGCCGGGATAGTTAGCCGGGCCACTGAACATTCCCAGAGCCGGGCCGCCAGGCCCACCGGGATTACCCGCGATGACGCCGCGGCGCTCACCGGTGGCCGGGATGCGGCTCATGGTCACGGAGATGCGCTCACCGTCTGGCTGGGAATAGTCGCGCGGCACGGAGATCTCAGCACATTGAGCTGCCGGATCTGCGCCGGCGGCAACGGGGCACGGGCCCCAGTTCAACTGCGGGGCGGGTTCGGCGTGCGCGGCCGGGGCAAGAAGACCGGCGCTCAAACCGGCGCAGGCAAGGGTCGCGGCGAAGCGACGTAAGGGGCGGATCATGGGGTGTGGCACCTTCCAGCTGGGTATTTAGGCCATTAGTGCCACACAATATCACGAGAATTTACACAGGGTCTTGCGGTAAAACACAGATTGTGAAACCCGGTCCGGGTACACCCGCGGCGCCTCATCAACGAACATCCGCTGCGCGCCCATCTTTTCCATCGCCGCGCAGGATCGCGCATTATCGACGTCCGCGCGCAGCCACACCTCCCGAACCCCTGCGGCGGCGAGCTCGCGAAACAATCCCTGCTTGAGCACGGTATTTACTCCGCGCCCGCGCCACTGCGGGGCAACCCAGGTAAAACCCATGGTCACCCGCTGCGCAGCAGCATCCGCGTCATAGATAGACGAGCATGCCACCGCTTCCCCACCCCGCCACAACCCGAAGGTCTGGCGCTGCGGGTCTGCCGCGACAAACTCCGACAGGGGGAAGGGGCTGCGGGTGAAGTAATAGAAGGTCTCCTCCCGTGCGGCTGCGGGCACCGTCGCTTCGATGTCCGCGATGAGCGCGGGGGCGTCGATAAGCGCGAAACGGTACCCGCCTTCGGCGGTGAACCTAGCGGGAAGAGTCGGCCATGACATCGTGGAGCACAATCGTCTGATCGCGGCCCGGGCCCACACCAATGTAGGAGATGCGTGCCCCGGACAGCTCCTCCAGGCGGCGGACGTAGGCCTGCGCCTTTTCCGGCAGATCCTCGAAAGTCTTGGCCTGTGTGATGTCCTCATCCCAGGCGGGCATCGTCTCAAAGATCGGCTGGGCGTGGTGGAACTCGGACTGGGTCAGGGGCATCTCATCGCAGCGGGTGCCATCGACGTCATAGGCCACGCAGATGGGGATCTCCCCAATGCCGGTGAGCACGTCCAACTTGGTCAAGAACAGGTCCGTAAAGCCGTTGACGCGCGAGGCGTAGCGGGCAACCACCGAGTCATACCAGCCGCAACGGCGCTTGCGCCCCGTGTTCACACCGATCTCCCCGCCGGTGGTCTGCAGGAACTCGCCCCACTTATCAAACAGCTCCGTGGGGAACGGGCCCGCACCAACGCGCGTGGTGTACGCCTTGACAATGCCCAGCGAGGACGTAATCCTCGTCGGCCCCACCCCGGAACCCACGCACGCCCCGCCCGCGGTCGGATTCGACGACGTGACAAAGGGGTACGTGCCATGGTCCACGTCCAGCATGGTCGCCTGGCCGCCCTCCATGAGCAGATGCTTGCCCTCATCCAGGGCCTTGTTCAGCACATACTCGGCGTCAATGACCATGGGACGCAGCCGATCCGCATAGGACAGGAAGTACTGCACAATCTCCTCAGCGTCGATGGCGCGCCGGTTATACAGCTTGATCAGCGTCTGATTCTTCACATCCAGCGCCGAGGTGATCTTCTGGCGCAGGATCGACTCATCAAAAATGTCCTGCACCCGCAGGCCCACCCGCGACACCTTATCCGCGTACGTCGGGCCGATACCGCGGCCGGTGGTGCCGATGGCACGCTTGCCTAAGAACCGCTCCTGCACCCGGTCAAGCACCTGGTGATACGGCGCCACCAGGTGGGCGTTGGCGGAGATACGCAGGCGGGAGGCATCCGCGCCGCGGGCCTCCAAGCCATCAATCTC
Above is a genomic segment from Corynebacterium uberis containing:
- a CDS encoding alpha/beta fold hydrolase; the protein is MIRPLRRFAATLACAGLSAGLLAPAAHAEPAPQLNWGPCPVAAGADPAAQCAEISVPRDYSQPDGERISVTMSRIPATGERRGVIAGNPGGPGGPALGMFSGPANYPGTVAVPPQVREHYDLVAVQPRGHQWATPPKCASLSGLLNGQLLSPGDFYRACESMEPGYVGTITTENTARDLEEARKALGEDQLNLYGVSYGTTLMSTFATMFPQSTNKVILDSSVDPTSLWFRLGSDRKQVRVDTLNNLFAWIAQRDGEYHLGTTPLAVYRSWHARLLEHGGTLAAPLTPPPATEADLPEGVSVGEAALGQINLLIRAGWQGMATLDQVRQIAMFPALLNRQESQEWLALVINTALYNQHSWPQVAAALRDNALPENPVEEINAKLMEGLSDEQRAQVVEDSLGVAQAMPVLDRAIVCNENRVAPDLSLVKEFEKTKYFGGDAIVFNENQIASGQHCAGWPLPKPILMPSGAALKTAPLLLGYDADSATTGPGNHAMQAAMGGQLHTLPGSSHGVLLNDPDAFAAEITAYLG
- a CDS encoding GNAT family N-acetyltransferase, whose protein sequence is MSWPTLPARFTAEGGYRFALIDAPALIADIEATVPAAAREETFYYFTRSPFPLSEFVAADPQRQTFGLWRGGEAVACSSIYDADAAAQRVTMGFTWVAPQWRGRGVNTVLKQGLFRELAAAGVREVWLRADVDNARSCAAMEKMGAQRMFVDEAPRVYPDRVSQSVFYRKTLCKFS
- a CDS encoding adenylosuccinate synthase — translated: MAAIVIVGAQWGDEGKGKATDILGSQVDYVVKPNGGNNAGHTVVVGGEKYELKLLPAGVLSENATPILGNGVVINLEALFDEIDGLEARGADASRLRISANAHLVAPYHQVLDRVQERFLGKRAIGTTGRGIGPTYADKVSRVGLRVQDIFDESILRQKITSALDVKNQTLIKLYNRRAIDAEEIVQYFLSYADRLRPMVIDAEYVLNKALDEGKHLLMEGGQATMLDVDHGTYPFVTSSNPTAGGACVGSGVGPTRITSSLGIVKAYTTRVGAGPFPTELFDKWGEFLQTTGGEIGVNTGRKRRCGWYDSVVARYASRVNGFTDLFLTKLDVLTGIGEIPICVAYDVDGTRCDEMPLTQSEFHHAQPIFETMPAWDEDITQAKTFEDLPEKAQAYVRRLEELSGARISYIGVGPGRDQTIVLHDVMADSSR